The following proteins are co-located in the Hypomesus transpacificus isolate Combined female chromosome 23, fHypTra1, whole genome shotgun sequence genome:
- the dbi gene encoding acyl-CoA-binding protein has translation MSELETNFKKAAEEVKQLKSKPEDAEMLKVYALFKQASVGDVNTARPGMLDFTGKAKWDAWEKEKGKSNDTAMTEYIALVEELKKKYGV, from the exons ATGTCTGAACTTGAG ACCAACTTCAAGAAGGCTGCAGAAGAAGTAAAGCAGCTTAAATCAAAGCCAGAGGATGCTGAAATGCTTAAGGTTTATGCATTGTTCAAACAGGCCTCTGTGGGTGATGTCAATACCG CTCGTCCAGGTATGCTTGATTTCACTGGGAAAGCCAAATGGGATGcttgggagaaagagaagg GAAAGAGCAACGATACTGCCATGACTGAGTACATTGCTTTGGTAGAGGAGTTGAAAAAGAAATATGGAGTATAA